One region of Rana temporaria chromosome 9, aRanTem1.1, whole genome shotgun sequence genomic DNA includes:
- the LOC120914237 gene encoding LIM/homeobox protein Lhx2-like has protein sequence MDRDQQYTPNQKTKRMRTSFKHHQLRTMKSYFAINHNPDAKDLKQLAQKTGLTKRVLQVWFQNARAKFRRNLLRQENNGVDKTSDSTLQAGTPSGPVSEISNASMSPATTPTTLTDLTNPTMPTVTSVLTSVAGSLDVHESRSPPQTTLTNLF, from the exons ATGGACAGAGACCAACAGTACACCCCCAACCAGAAAACCAAACGCATGAGGACCTCTTTCAAACACCATCAGCTCCGGACAATGAAATCCTACTTTGCTATTAACCATAATCCAGATGCCAAGGACTTAAAGCAACTAGCTCAGAAGACTGGTTTAACCAAAAGAGTTTTACAG GTATGGTTTCAAAATGCAAGAGCCAAATTTAGACGGAATCTTCTGAGACAAGAAAATAATGGAGTAGACAAAACATCAGATTCCACTCTTCAAGCTGGGACTCCATCAGGACCAGTCTCTGAAATTTCCAATGCTTCTATGAGCCCCGCCACTACACCAACTACATTAACAGACTTGACTAACCCTACAATGCCAACTGTGACATCTGTACTGACTTCGGTAGCTGGTAGCTTGGACGTGCATGAGTCTCGAAGTCCTCCACAAACAACACTCACAAAtctcttctga